The Fluviispira sanaruensis sequence TGCTTGAGCTACTGCTTTTCTCACTGCTTCAGGAACTTCAGCAGCTTTTCCAAGACCATAACCAACTGTACCTTGACGGTCACCAACAACAACAAGAGCTGAGAAGCTCATGCGTCTACCACCTTTAACAGTTTTTGATACGCGAGAAACGCTTACAACTCGATCTTCAAAGCGATCTTTCTTCTGCTCTTCTTTATTCATTTGCATTTTATGCTCATCCTTACAAAGTCAAGTTCTTAGAATTGAAGACCAGCTTCACGAGCGGAGTCAGCAAGAACTTGAACGCGCCCATGATACGTGAAACCGTTTCTATCAAACACAACAGAAGTTACGCCTGCGCTTTTTGCTCTCTCAGCAACAAGGGCACCAACTTTAACAGCCATTGTTTTGCCGCGAAGGCCAGTCGATTTAACATCTGCTTCAATAGAACTAGCACATGCAAGAACAACGCCTTTTGCATCATCTATAACTTGAGCCTGAATATGACGACTGCTTCTGAAAATACAAAGACGTGGCTTTGTTAAATCAGTTGAGCGACGGCG is a genomic window containing:
- the rplR gene encoding 50S ribosomal protein L18, yielding MYRIINRRRVRQLRKMRFWRRRSTDLTKPRLCIFRSSRHIQAQVIDDAKGVVLACASSIEADVKSTGLRGKTMAVKVGALVAERAKSAGVTSVVFDRNGFTYHGRVQVLADSAREAGLQF